The region AGTTCTTGGCCCTGCAGTTTAAACAGTATTAGTGTAGATGTTATTTTCAATAACCTCACACAGTGCAGGCTGTCAGTGCAACATGAGAAAGTCTAAGCTGATATCTAAGGACGAGTTCTTGTCTGTtcatttctgtgtgtatattaGTTTTAGaaaccaaaaatgttttcaatgttaTGTTATGAAAAACCATCTAactaaactgttttcttttctttgctctttttttctcggcgtttttttttttctagactCGACTATGGACTCCTTCAGCACTAAGAGCTTAGCCCTGCAGGCGCAGAAGAAGCTGATGAGCAAGATGGCCACCAAGAGCATGGCCAACCTCTTCATTGACGACACCAGCAGCGAAGTGCTGGACGAGCTGTACCGCGTCACTAAGGAGTACACCCGCAACCGCAAAGAGTCGCAGAAGATCATCAAGAACCTGATCAAGATGGTGGTGAAGCTGGGAGTGCTCTACAGGAACAACCAGTTCAGCAGCGAGGAGCTGATCCTGGTGGAGACCTTCAGGTGGGCAGAAAGAATCATTAAAGGACATTTTgggctgcaacaattagttgattaattgattagtcgagcATCAGAATATGAATTGGCAATAATTTTGATAACTGGTTCATTGTTTTTAGTCActttttaggaaaaaaatctTAATCCTCTGCTTAGTcttgttacatttctgtttgtgtgcagattAAATGAGCGCTACTTTGTGATTCAGAGGTTTTGGAAGGTGGATTTTTTTAACTTCCTGCCTCCTGGCTCTTGCTCAGGAATtttatcaatcttctcatctaactctcagagGGAAGCctaataaattgtttttttactttatttatttttaaggggtttaaatgaaaaggttttcagacattcatttaaaacatattaaattgTATGTCAGAAGGTGACAAACTTTGAGAAGCAACAGTCAGTGAATCCTGATTGAAAGCTTCACGTAGGAAGAACTGCAGCTCAAGTACATTTCTGTGTGCTGATGGAGGCAAATTAAGGAAATTGAGTTTTACATAAGTTTATTTTCCACTAAAATAGTAAAACTCTGCTTGGAGGCATGTGAAACTGACATAAGTGCACAGTGTGGAGAATGGTGATTATATTAGCATGGAGATGTATCGCTGCGAAGGACCATACTATAACAGATACAGGGacggtggggggggggggagcagtGAAACttctccagaaaaaaaaaaatcacaagacAGCAGTTTCTATTTTTACCCAACAGATTTCACtttgcttctgctgctgcagtcaGAATTAGAAACTGACAGCCTCTCCTTTCATTCTGTCTCACAGGAAGAAAGTCCACACTCTGGCCATGACGGCGGTCAGCTTCCACCAGATCGAGTTCACCTTTGACCGCCGGGTCATGAGCGCCATTTTGAACGAGTGCCGCGAACTGCTGCACCAGGCCATCAAACGCCACCTGACAGCCAAAAGCCACTCGCGCGTCAACCACGTCTTCAATCACTTCGCCGACTGTGACTTCCTGGCGGCTCTCTACGGGCCCTCGGAAGTTTATCGTGCTCACCTGCAGAGGATCTGTAACGGCGTCAACAAGATGCTCGACGAGGGgaacctctgacctctgttgGCCTCGTCAACAGGGACCTTTACCTCCAGTCACCCCTCATGTATCATCTTGcagaatatctttttttttttttataggtgACAATCatgaacatttcttttcatttgttggtttgtgtttgtgtgtgccgttcaaacattactgtaacactgaaattctcTTGGCTAGTTAGTCCAAAGTCTGTTTCCtctcaaatttttttttttttcttatttcacagaaaacaaaacccagcagatgtttttttaaatgaatgtaaaactTCATGCTCTTATCAGTATATTCAGAGGTAGGAGCCTTGACAACTGtgccttgaaaaaaaaacacatttttatcttcattCCAAGGGCACAATGCTCGCTCTCTCACTTAGTCATAAAGACATGAATCCAGGCACAGGCCTTCAGTTATATCTCTGTGAGGTGCCTCTAATGGACGAAAATGGTTTTGGGAGtaacaggagaggaaagaaagtgaATTTCTGACTCTTTTTAATACCCAAGGACATaaagaagtgattttttttttgtttgtttcttttctaaAAGTGGTATTGCACTCAATCCTGAACAAGCGCTGTACTGTACTTTCCTGCAATAGTGAAACCATGTGAAGCACAACAGTAATCCTGCTTAGCTAGCATTTACAGATCTCACCATCATGCACTGAACTCCACTTTGTAGAGAGGCCAGGCTTTTGTTTAAGGAAACTATAAACCCAGTTCTGCTTTTAATAGTGTGGTTTATAGCCACCACAACAAAGATAAAGTATTTGGGTCACAGGGGGACCATAAACATGCAGGAATTTGATTGTGCTGTGCATTGTCTCTGCACTGACTCAAATGTCTCACTGGCTGCAAGCTCGTGTGCTTTTAAAAGCG is a window of Thunnus thynnus chromosome 8, fThuThy2.1, whole genome shotgun sequence DNA encoding:
- the tnfaip8l1 gene encoding tumor necrosis factor alpha-induced protein 8-like protein 1; protein product: MDSFSTKSLALQAQKKLMSKMATKSMANLFIDDTSSEVLDELYRVTKEYTRNRKESQKIIKNLIKMVVKLGVLYRNNQFSSEELILVETFRKKVHTLAMTAVSFHQIEFTFDRRVMSAILNECRELLHQAIKRHLTAKSHSRVNHVFNHFADCDFLAALYGPSEVYRAHLQRICNGVNKMLDEGNL